CGCCCACCCTTCCGCCGTCGGCAGCAACTCCTCGTGCGGCACGACCCGGTTGACCAGCCCCAGCCGGAACGCCTCCTCCGCGCCGACCTCCCGGCCGGTCAGGGTCAGGTCCAGGGCCGTTCCCACTCCCGCGATGGCGACCAGCCGGACGATCCCCCCGTCGCCCTGGTGGATCCCCTGCCGGACCTCGAACACACCGAATTTCGCCTTCTCCGAAGCGATGCGGATGTCGCACGCCAGCGCCAGCTCGAATCCTCCCCCGATCGCGAACCCGTTCACGGCCGCGATGATCGGCTTCCCGATCCGGTGCTGCCCCCGGGTGATTCCGCCCCCGATCCCCCTCGCCGCGTTCCTCCGCGCGTCGAGCATCGTGGCGTGCTCCCACTTCGGGATGAACGTCTTCAGGTCGGCCCCCGCGCAGAACGCCTTCCCCGCGCCGGTGAGGATCGCCACGTCGACCGAATCGTCCGCGGCGAAATCGGCCCAGACCTCCCAGAGCGAGGCGTTCAGCCCGTCGTCCAGGGCGTTCATCGCCTCCGGTCGGTCCATGGTGACGTACCCGATCCGGTCCCGCTTCTCGTAGATGACGTTTCCCATCTCCCCCCTCCTCAGGCGATCGCTTCGCGCCCCACGGGGCACACGTTCATGCAGGCAAAGCAGAAATATTGCGGACCGATGTGGCCGGCCTGGTACAGCCTCCAGAAGTGCGGGTCCCGCACCATCGCTTTCCGCTCCGCGGCGGATGCCTCGCCGTACCTGCCCCAGAACCGGACCGCGCCGTTCAACCCGTACGGCATGTTGGTCTTGACGCACTTCATCACGTCGGTCCGGCCCGCTTCGTCCAGCGCCTTCCCCGGGCACCCTCGCGTGCACAGCCCGCACGCCGTGCACGGATTCTCCGCGACGGGAGGATCCGATGCGATCTCCAGATCGGTGAGGAGCGCCGTGAAGACGACGCGACAACCGAAACGGGGGTGAACGACGAGGTTGTTGCTCCCGAACGCCCCCAGGCCGGCCGCGACCGCGGCGTGGCGCAGCGATACCTGTCCGACCGCCCCCTTCGTCTCCTCGCTCTGCGCCATGGGGTACGAGACGGGGACGGTCATGGTGCGGGCCCCGAACCGCCTCTCCAGGCGGCGGGCCACCTTGTAGTTGCACGACCGCGAGAATTCCATCAGGTCCATCCGTCCGTTCATCGCGATGTGGAGATCCGGGCTGTCGCAGCTGTCGAGCTCCTTGTAGGCGAGCACGACGATCGACCTCGCACCGGGGAAAACCGTCTCCAGGGGGGGAGACAGGGGGCTCCGGTAGTCCGATGCGGCGGCGAATCCCACATCGTCGATCTCCAGCTCTTCCGCGAACCGGCGAATCCGTTCCTTCATCCGTACGCACCTCCCTCGCGATGTCCGGTCCGGCGACGA
Above is a genomic segment from Deltaproteobacteria bacterium containing:
- a CDS encoding enoyl-CoA hydratase/isomerase family protein, coding for MGNVIYEKRDRIGYVTMDRPEAMNALDDGLNASLWEVWADFAADDSVDVAILTGAGKAFCAGADLKTFIPKWEHATMLDARRNAARGIGGGITRGQHRIGKPIIAAVNGFAIGGGFELALACDIRIASEKAKFGVFEVRQGIHQGDGGIVRLVAIAGVGTALDLTLTGREVGAEEAFRLGLVNRVVPHEELLPTAEGWARMILANGQQAIRSAKETILEVIGRPLDDALRLETVNGYSSVGDFREVGERLRKFFAK
- a CDS encoding epoxyqueuosine reductase; this encodes MKERIRRFAEELEIDDVGFAAASDYRSPLSPPLETVFPGARSIVVLAYKELDSCDSPDLHIAMNGRMDLMEFSRSCNYKVARRLERRFGARTMTVPVSYPMAQSEETKGAVGQVSLRHAAVAAGLGAFGSNNLVVHPRFGCRVVFTALLTDLEIASDPPVAENPCTACGLCTRGCPGKALDEAGRTDVMKCVKTNMPYGLNGAVRFWGRYGEASAAERKAMVRDPHFWRLYQAGHIGPQYFCFACMNVCPVGREAIA